A region from the Simiduia sp. 21SJ11W-1 genome encodes:
- the pdxH gene encoding pyridoxamine 5'-phosphate oxidase, whose translation MNLEDLRRDYLMGGLDHSDLNDDPIAQFEVWLQQAIDLQLKDPTAMTVATVDASGQPSQRIVLLKKVDHGFVFYTNYGSRKAQELSANPKVSLHFPWHDIERQVKICGVAEKVSAAESAKYFLSRPKESQLAAWASHQSHPVATRQLLMQQVARMKEKFAAGLVPAPDFWGGYRVVPSEIEFWQGGANRLHDRFQYTRTQGGWQRKRLAP comes from the coding sequence TTGAATCTGGAAGATTTACGCCGCGACTACCTGATGGGTGGCCTGGATCACAGCGATCTGAATGACGACCCCATCGCCCAGTTTGAGGTGTGGTTGCAGCAAGCCATAGACCTGCAACTAAAAGACCCTACGGCCATGACAGTGGCCACGGTAGATGCCAGCGGCCAGCCGTCGCAACGCATTGTGCTGCTGAAAAAGGTGGATCACGGTTTTGTGTTTTATACCAACTACGGTTCGCGCAAAGCCCAAGAGCTGAGCGCAAACCCTAAAGTGAGTTTGCACTTTCCCTGGCACGACATAGAACGGCAGGTGAAAATCTGTGGCGTGGCTGAAAAAGTCAGCGCGGCAGAATCGGCCAAGTATTTTCTCTCGCGCCCGAAGGAAAGCCAGCTGGCAGCCTGGGCCTCTCACCAAAGTCACCCGGTCGCTACGCGGCAGTTGCTCATGCAGCAGGTGGCGCGCATGAAAGAAAAGTTCGCCGCAGGCCTTGTGCCTGCGCCCGATTTTTGGGGCGGCTACCGGGTAGTGCCCTCTGAAATCGAATTCTGGCAGGGCGGTGCCAACCGGCTGCACGACCGCTTCCAATACACCCGCACCCAGGGCGGCTGGCAACGCAAACGCTTGGCGCCCTAG
- a CDS encoding RNA polymerase sigma factor, translating into MPVTPLNLTDDQWANLFRFGLVLTADTQQALDLLRAAIERWMRLSQTTALQPEAYLRKVMRNLLHERMRSQTSARAKPDHENPKQSLQAPLEALEQLQLQPGQLSHQWPTLEPDLRDILYLWAWLDLSIEQMADEWQLPHQALLEKFHQLHLELASAPQATSAIEEQATTGEKAQPLKTLCKKEIAGAALTEAQLSALKARSLPAFTPPKRPLSHWQKIACLLFFLGVGLAAHTQWQAYQQTQLTESITGEVVSLHLQQQPLEYQGNNIAALDQAFTALDFTLVNSIHLPDLNSRLIGGRYVSIQGRNGVVLRLADGASLFQVPFAESFEKLGAINIDERPLLRFARGLQISLWEEKGVLLALVQAHAEDDTGLGKPQAPALQAPALQAPAQQAVDAR; encoded by the coding sequence ATGCCGGTAACGCCGTTAAATTTGACCGATGACCAATGGGCTAACCTGTTTCGCTTTGGCCTGGTGCTCACAGCCGACACCCAGCAAGCGTTGGATTTACTGCGCGCAGCGATTGAGCGCTGGATGCGGTTATCACAAACAACCGCGCTACAGCCTGAGGCCTATCTACGCAAGGTGATGCGCAACCTCCTGCATGAACGCATGCGCAGCCAAACCAGTGCGCGCGCAAAACCCGACCATGAAAACCCCAAGCAAAGCCTGCAGGCGCCGCTTGAGGCATTGGAACAACTGCAGTTGCAACCCGGGCAATTAAGCCACCAGTGGCCCACACTCGAGCCCGACCTGCGCGACATACTCTACCTTTGGGCCTGGCTTGATCTTTCTATTGAGCAAATGGCCGATGAGTGGCAGCTGCCGCACCAAGCCCTGCTGGAAAAGTTTCACCAACTGCACTTAGAGCTTGCGAGCGCACCACAAGCCACAAGCGCCATCGAAGAGCAAGCCACCACTGGGGAAAAAGCTCAACCGTTAAAAACCTTGTGCAAAAAGGAAATTGCGGGCGCGGCCTTAACAGAGGCCCAATTAAGCGCGCTTAAAGCCCGTAGCCTGCCTGCTTTCACGCCACCCAAACGGCCACTGAGCCACTGGCAAAAAATCGCCTGCCTGCTGTTTTTTCTGGGCGTGGGCTTGGCTGCGCACACCCAGTGGCAGGCCTATCAGCAAACACAGCTGACGGAATCCATCACGGGCGAAGTGGTTAGCCTGCACCTGCAGCAACAGCCACTGGAATATCAAGGCAACAATATTGCAGCGCTCGATCAAGCCTTTACGGCGCTGGATTTCACTCTGGTAAATAGCATCCACCTGCCAGATCTCAACAGCCGGTTAATTGGCGGGCGTTATGTAAGCATTCAGGGTCGAAACGGCGTTGTGCTGCGTTTGGCCGATGGCGCCTCGCTGTTTCAGGTGCCGTTTGCGGAAAGCTTTGAAAAACTGGGGGCCATTAACATAGACGAGCGCCCACTGCTGCGTTTTGCGCGCGGCTTGCAAATCAGCCTGTGGGAAGAAAAAGGGGTGCTGCTGGCGCTGGTGCAGGCACACGCCGAAGATGATACCGGCCTTGGCAAACCCCAAGCGCCTGCACTCCAAGCGCCTGCCCTACAAGCCCCCGCGCAACAGGCGGTTGATGCTCGCTAA
- a CDS encoding NAD(P)H-quinone oxidoreductase gives MRFIDLPRFGDASVMCVSETDAPTPVAGEVQIRVHAAGVNRPDVVQRMGRYPAPAGHSPILGLEVAGVISAVGEGVSQWAVGDAVCALCNGGGYAEVVCVPAGLCLPKPASLSFVEAAALPETLFTVWGNVFVRGRLQAGESLLVHGGSSGIGTIAIQLAQALGAHVYATAGSDEKCRACTRLGAKAAINYRQQDFVAELKSLTQDAGIDVILDMVGGDYIAKNIDLAAMEGRIVNIAFLQGPKVELNLLPVMLKRLTLTGSTLRAQANEAKAALARGLSEQVWPLIESGKIAPVIHTTFALGEVEQAHRLMESSAHIGKIVLTVND, from the coding sequence ATGCGATTTATAGATTTGCCGCGCTTTGGCGATGCCAGTGTGATGTGTGTAAGCGAAACAGATGCCCCAACGCCCGTGGCAGGCGAAGTGCAAATTCGCGTGCATGCAGCGGGCGTGAACCGGCCCGATGTAGTGCAACGCATGGGCCGTTACCCGGCGCCTGCCGGCCACTCGCCCATACTCGGGCTGGAAGTGGCCGGTGTGATCAGTGCCGTGGGCGAAGGGGTGAGCCAGTGGGCCGTGGGCGATGCCGTGTGTGCCCTGTGCAATGGCGGTGGCTATGCAGAGGTAGTGTGCGTGCCGGCCGGTCTTTGTTTGCCTAAGCCTGCCTCGCTTTCATTTGTAGAAGCGGCAGCCTTGCCGGAAACCTTGTTTACTGTATGGGGCAATGTGTTTGTGCGCGGGCGGTTACAGGCCGGTGAATCCTTGCTGGTACACGGTGGTAGCAGTGGCATTGGCACCATTGCCATTCAGTTGGCCCAGGCCTTGGGCGCGCATGTATATGCCACCGCAGGCAGCGATGAAAAATGCAGGGCTTGCACCCGCTTGGGCGCCAAAGCCGCCATTAATTATCGCCAGCAGGATTTTGTAGCGGAGCTTAAGTCGCTCACCCAGGATGCGGGTATAGACGTGATTCTGGATATGGTGGGTGGCGATTATATCGCCAAAAATATTGATCTGGCGGCAATGGAGGGGCGCATTGTAAACATTGCTTTCTTGCAGGGGCCAAAGGTTGAATTGAATCTGTTGCCGGTGATGCTAAAGCGTTTAACGCTCACAGGCTCTACCTTGCGCGCCCAGGCCAATGAGGCCAAGGCGGCGCTGGCGCGCGGTTTATCAGAACAGGTGTGGCCGCTGATCGAGTCGGGTAAAATAGCGCCCGTTATTCACACTACCTTCGCCCTGGGTGAGGTAGAACAGGCGCACCGGTTAATGGAATCGAGTGCGCACATCGGCAAAATTGTGTTAACCGTTAACGATTGA
- a CDS encoding TIGR00645 family protein has protein sequence MERFIEQLMYRSRWLLAPIYLGLSVAVLALGIMFFRELFHLLVEIPTIAEANMILLVLSLIDLAMVGGLLVMVMMSGYENFVSQLDIDENDEKLNWLGKMDSSSLKAKIAASIVAISSIHLLKVFMGVKNYDDMQLMWYVIIHMTFVASAFAMGYLDKITKH, from the coding sequence GTGGAACGTTTTATTGAACAATTGATGTATCGCTCGCGCTGGTTGCTGGCACCTATTTACCTGGGGCTAAGTGTGGCAGTGCTGGCACTGGGTATTATGTTTTTCAGGGAGCTGTTTCATTTGTTGGTGGAAATTCCCACCATAGCTGAAGCTAATATGATCCTACTGGTGTTGAGCCTGATCGATCTGGCCATGGTGGGCGGCTTGCTGGTAATGGTGATGATGAGCGGCTACGAAAACTTTGTGTCGCAACTGGATATTGATGAAAACGATGAAAAGCTCAACTGGCTGGGCAAGATGGATTCTTCATCACTGAAAGCGAAAATTGCCGCCAGTATTGTGGCTATTTCATCTATTCACCTGTTAAAGGTATTCATGGGCGTTAAAAATTACGATGACATGCAGCTTATGTGGTACGTGATTATTCATATGACCTTTGTAGCCTCGGCGTTTGCCATGGGGTATCTGGATAAAATCACCAAGCATTAA
- a CDS encoding CaiB/BaiF CoA-transferase family protein has product MHKPLTGIRVIEMGQLLAGPFTGCLLGYFGAEVIKVEPPEGGDPLRNWRKLDDTGTSFWWRSLGRNKKSVTLDLRKARGQQLAGDLIASADVLVENFRPGVMEKWGLGPEVFAERNPKLVYARISGFGQTGPYANRPGFASVCEGMSGFRYLNGFPGEAPVRPNLSIGDTIAGIHAALGIALALLAQRSGDGREQPLGQVVDVSLVESMFNLMEAVVPEYSGAGVVREASGTTVTGIVPTNTYRCADGKFVVIGGNGDSIFKRLMTAIGRADMAMDTRMANNAGRVEHQVAIDNAIAKWCLEHPSAQVIAVLEAERVPVGPIYNVADQMADPHFQARSLFERVEINGRPLDIPAILPKLTGTPGTTEWPGGEVGSHNDEVLQSVLGLSAEAIQALVAEGVIARRG; this is encoded by the coding sequence ATGCACAAGCCGCTGACAGGGATACGCGTTATTGAAATGGGGCAGCTGTTGGCGGGCCCTTTCACCGGGTGCCTGCTGGGCTACTTTGGTGCCGAGGTGATTAAAGTGGAGCCGCCGGAAGGTGGCGACCCGCTGCGCAACTGGCGCAAACTGGACGACACCGGCACCTCCTTTTGGTGGCGCTCATTGGGCCGCAACAAAAAATCCGTTACCCTCGATTTACGTAAGGCCCGTGGCCAGCAATTGGCCGGTGATTTAATTGCGAGCGCCGATGTGCTGGTGGAAAATTTTCGCCCAGGCGTGATGGAAAAGTGGGGCCTGGGGCCAGAGGTCTTCGCCGAGCGCAACCCAAAACTTGTGTATGCCCGTATTTCCGGTTTTGGCCAAACCGGCCCCTACGCCAACCGGCCTGGCTTTGCCTCTGTGTGCGAAGGCATGAGCGGCTTTCGCTATTTGAACGGCTTCCCCGGTGAGGCGCCGGTACGCCCGAACCTCTCTATTGGTGACACCATAGCAGGCATTCACGCGGCCCTCGGCATTGCGCTTGCGCTCTTGGCCCAGCGCAGCGGTGATGGCCGTGAACAGCCGCTCGGCCAAGTGGTGGATGTAAGCCTGGTGGAATCCATGTTCAATTTAATGGAAGCGGTAGTGCCCGAGTATTCTGGCGCAGGTGTGGTGCGCGAGGCCTCGGGTACCACTGTGACCGGCATTGTGCCCACCAACACCTACCGCTGCGCCGATGGCAAATTTGTGGTGATTGGCGGCAATGGCGATTCCATTTTCAAGCGTTTGATGACGGCCATTGGCCGTGCAGACATGGCAATGGACACCCGCATGGCCAATAACGCCGGGCGCGTAGAGCATCAAGTAGCCATTGATAACGCCATCGCCAAGTGGTGCCTGGAGCACCCGAGCGCGCAAGTTATTGCCGTGCTTGAAGCCGAGCGTGTGCCCGTGGGCCCCATTTACAATGTGGCCGATCAAATGGCCGACCCGCATTTTCAGGCACGTAGTTTATTCGAGCGGGTAGAAATCAATGGCAGACCGCTGGATATTCCCGCCATTTTGCCCAAGCTTACCGGCACCCCCGGTACAACCGAATGGCCCGGCGGTGAGGTGGGCAGCCACAACGATGAGGTGCTGCAATCGGTGTTGGGCTTGTCTGCTGAGGCGATACAAGCGCTTGTGGCCGAAGGTGTGATTGCGCGCCGGGGTTAG
- a CDS encoding S8 family serine peptidase, with protein MQDNPDDRLPPLRELLLQAPNMSIAEQQRRALGQWGLRIQSRRTLASLGWVLSTYRVPDSVDLEAVKAQIANQWPVENNQRYRLQRSEQRQYAQRLLGAQLPSHCPQSPRLALLDSAVNAQLPVFEGRVQSVHVAAQDADPHPHGTGVATLMVGKDLGLLPKAQLLAVNVFAEDATGNMETRTDWLLIGLDKIAAFKPLVVNMSFGGKHSDLLAQAITQLAKQVTFVAAAGNSGAERPMYPAAYPAVQAVGATDNQLRLLALSNGGNRVFWRAPGQDVWTYNERGQGRYQTGTSFASPLVAAAIATALYEGMQTPEVNQFWPTGTPDLGDLCNAPL; from the coding sequence ATGCAAGATAATCCCGACGACAGGCTGCCCCCCTTGCGAGAATTGCTACTGCAGGCACCAAACATGTCTATTGCCGAGCAACAACGAAGGGCCCTGGGCCAGTGGGGCTTGCGCATTCAAAGCCGGCGCACGCTGGCATCTCTTGGCTGGGTGCTCAGCACCTACCGCGTGCCCGACTCAGTGGATCTGGAGGCGGTTAAAGCGCAAATTGCCAACCAGTGGCCGGTAGAAAACAATCAGCGCTACCGGTTACAGCGCAGCGAACAGCGCCAGTACGCACAGCGGTTACTGGGCGCACAGCTGCCCTCACACTGCCCCCAATCGCCCCGTCTGGCTCTGCTAGACAGCGCCGTAAACGCGCAGTTGCCGGTCTTTGAAGGCCGGGTGCAAAGCGTTCACGTGGCCGCACAAGACGCCGATCCCCACCCGCACGGTACCGGTGTGGCAACGCTGATGGTGGGCAAAGATCTGGGCCTGCTGCCCAAGGCGCAACTGCTTGCCGTGAATGTTTTCGCCGAAGACGCCACCGGCAATATGGAAACCCGCACCGATTGGCTATTAATTGGCCTCGATAAAATCGCGGCCTTCAAGCCCTTGGTGGTCAACATGAGTTTTGGCGGCAAGCACAGCGACTTGCTGGCACAAGCAATTACCCAACTCGCCAAACAAGTTACCTTCGTGGCTGCAGCGGGCAACAGTGGCGCTGAACGCCCTATGTATCCGGCGGCCTACCCGGCAGTGCAGGCCGTGGGTGCCACCGATAACCAATTAAGATTGCTGGCACTTTCCAATGGTGGCAACAGGGTTTTCTGGCGCGCGCCCGGGCAAGATGTGTGGACGTATAACGAACGCGGCCAAGGCCGCTACCAAACAGGCACCTCTTTCGCCTCACCGCTGGTGGCCGCCGCCATCGCCACGGCGCTTTACGAAGGCATGCAGACGCCAGAGGTAAACCAATTCTGGCCCACGGGCACCCCGGATTTAGGGGACTTGTGTAACGCACCCCTGTAG
- a CDS encoding RNA polymerase sigma factor, giving the protein MSDSDELLLAAIVKGDQQAMERFYRRHAGALSAFLQRTLHNPADIAEVINTVMLEVWHKGASFQGEARVRTWLFSMARFKAIDALRAKRRHEDQEDISLHEDLSCDCDLFAAASASQDAASVRTCVDALKAKLKEVVWLAFFEEMPYTEIAEVMQIPTGTVKTRMMQAKNLLMRCLANQ; this is encoded by the coding sequence GTGTCGGATTCAGACGAACTGCTATTAGCCGCCATCGTCAAGGGCGACCAACAAGCCATGGAGCGTTTCTATCGCCGGCATGCTGGCGCCCTGTCGGCGTTTCTACAACGCACGCTGCACAACCCCGCCGACATTGCAGAAGTGATCAACACCGTGATGCTAGAGGTGTGGCACAAAGGCGCCAGCTTTCAGGGCGAGGCCCGTGTGCGCACCTGGTTGTTTAGCATGGCGCGCTTTAAAGCCATTGATGCGCTGCGCGCCAAGCGTCGCCATGAGGATCAGGAAGACATCAGCCTGCACGAAGATCTCAGTTGCGATTGCGATTTATTTGCTGCCGCCAGCGCTTCGCAAGATGCCGCCAGTGTGCGCACCTGTGTTGATGCATTAAAAGCAAAACTCAAAGAGGTGGTTTGGCTCGCCTTTTTTGAAGAGATGCCCTACACGGAAATTGCAGAGGTCATGCAAATTCCAACAGGCACGGTAAAAACGCGAATGATGCAAGCAAAAAATCTGCTGATGCGCTGCTTGGCAAACCAATGA
- a CDS encoding type VI secretion system tube protein Hcp yields MKFIIPLLFILLPQFCDAAAYIKFDGIDGEAKAVAEANQGFDRLAATRPTLNAAPGQESRLGNGYFLREDGQLLEVKQGRARWIGSPSRDAASGLATGKRQHKPVSIAKPIDKATPKLIEKSSCVGGKVTTGEHKGKKCEHRGHVTVLK; encoded by the coding sequence ATGAAATTCATCATTCCACTGCTGTTTATTCTGCTCCCACAATTTTGTGATGCGGCAGCCTATATTAAATTTGATGGCATCGACGGCGAAGCCAAGGCTGTTGCCGAAGCCAACCAGGGCTTCGACAGGCTGGCCGCCACCCGGCCCACGCTGAATGCCGCACCCGGCCAGGAATCGCGCTTGGGCAACGGCTACTTTTTACGTGAAGACGGGCAATTACTTGAAGTGAAACAAGGGCGCGCACGCTGGATCGGCAGCCCGAGCCGAGACGCCGCCAGCGGCCTGGCCACCGGTAAGCGCCAACACAAGCCCGTAAGCATCGCCAAACCCATCGATAAAGCAACACCCAAGCTGATAGAGAAATCCAGCTGCGTGGGTGGCAAAGTAACCACCGGTGAACACAAGGGTAAAAAGTGCGAGCACCGCGGCCACGTAACCGTGCTCAAGTAA
- a CDS encoding HDOD domain-containing protein, whose amino-acid sequence MPANNPEFAIYSNVIQQVMKGEEQLPSLPAITLRIRKALANPLTSHNQLANLLMQDPSLAALIMKTANSAIYKTVAQAKTLNDAVRLLGREIIDQIVMSHSVKSLFVMKSAGLKRLFILSWQRQAVKTAICILLTQATQFKPTFQPVTGCFLSEIGTLAVLSAFNDKPMEPTQEDYIALCKSYSKSLGLILIKKWQLDEVYIDMIRNAGNWSMPQAPSISALEIINLALYHSLVIFSHADDLPPLRALPAFQNLPQKYQQLDDFGLLQLISKHEDAIAEYIDTLR is encoded by the coding sequence ATGCCGGCTAACAACCCCGAATTTGCCATTTACAGCAATGTCATCCAACAGGTGATGAAAGGCGAAGAGCAACTGCCGAGCCTGCCCGCCATTACCCTGCGCATCCGCAAGGCCCTTGCCAACCCGCTCACCAGCCACAACCAGCTGGCAAACCTGCTCATGCAAGACCCAAGCCTTGCCGCGCTGATCATGAAAACCGCCAACTCGGCCATCTACAAAACCGTGGCGCAAGCCAAAACATTAAACGACGCCGTGCGCCTGCTGGGCCGGGAAATCATCGACCAAATCGTGATGTCGCACAGTGTCAAAAGCCTGTTTGTGATGAAAAGCGCAGGCCTCAAGCGGCTGTTTATACTGAGCTGGCAGCGCCAGGCCGTAAAAACCGCCATCTGCATACTGCTCACCCAGGCCACCCAATTCAAACCCACATTTCAGCCGGTTACCGGCTGCTTTTTAAGTGAAATCGGCACACTGGCGGTGCTTTCGGCCTTTAACGACAAACCCATGGAGCCCACCCAAGAGGACTACATAGCGCTCTGCAAAAGTTACAGTAAGTCCCTGGGGTTAATTCTGATCAAGAAGTGGCAGCTCGATGAGGTGTATATAGACATGATTCGCAACGCCGGCAATTGGTCGATGCCGCAGGCGCCAAGCATCAGCGCGCTTGAAATCATCAACCTTGCGCTCTATCACTCGCTGGTGATTTTTTCCCACGCCGACGACCTGCCACCCCTACGCGCGCTGCCGGCCTTTCAAAACCTGCCACAGAAATACCAACAGCTCGACGACTTCGGCCTGCTGCAACTGATCAGCAAGCATGAAGATGCTATTGCCGAATACATTGATACGTTACGCTGA
- a CDS encoding M3 family metallopeptidase yields MISRSPLLLATAIAVLATGCGKEDATQASATTEAQSTTAAPATAEASNPFFKESALYFKLPPFDQIKDSHYAPAFERGMADHLAEIEAIANNQEAPTFENTLVAMERAGAILTRVANVFFAMTSANTNDTLEAIRSDIAPKLSAHNDAILLNNTLFKRVKAIYDKRTQLNLDPESLRLVEIYYRDFVRAGANLSDADKEKLKDYNSKLASLSTKFSQNVLKEVNASAVVVDTAAELDGLSEAAIAGAAEEAKERGLEGKYVITLKNTSGQPPLSSLTNRDVRQRIMAASLARGSKGGEFDNRAVLAEVVKLRAERAKLLGYPNHAAYSLETQTAQTTEAVNKRLATLTPKAVANAKREQADLQKMVDAEGGKFKVAAGDWAFYTEKVRAQRYNFDGDQLKPYFELDNVLQNGVFFAATKLYGITFKERKDLPVYHPDVRIFEVFEEDGSTLALFLFDPYARSSKRGGAWMNAYVAQNNLMGHQPVVANHQNIPKPPAGEPTLLTYDEVNTMFHEFGHALHGMFSDVQYPYFAGTSVPRDFVEYPSQVNEMWANWPEVLANYAKHYKTGEAMPKALLDKVLATEKFNQGHATTEYLAASLIDQAWHQLTADQVPAAEKVTDFEAAALEKAGAKVNAVPPRYRSTYFSHIMGGYSAGYYAYIWSEVLDADTVEWFKENGGLKRENGDHFRKTLLSRGGSEDAMSVFKTFRGAEPNIEPLLERRGLN; encoded by the coding sequence ATGATTTCCCGCTCTCCCCTGCTATTGGCTACGGCCATCGCGGTATTGGCCACCGGTTGCGGCAAAGAAGACGCCACCCAAGCCAGTGCCACAACAGAGGCGCAAAGCACCACTGCCGCCCCAGCCACTGCCGAGGCCAGCAACCCGTTTTTTAAAGAAAGCGCGCTCTACTTCAAGCTGCCGCCTTTCGATCAAATTAAAGACAGCCACTACGCCCCCGCTTTCGAGCGCGGCATGGCAGATCACCTGGCGGAAATTGAGGCCATTGCCAACAACCAAGAGGCGCCCACTTTCGAAAACACCCTGGTTGCCATGGAGCGCGCAGGCGCCATCCTCACGCGCGTTGCCAATGTGTTTTTCGCCATGACCTCGGCCAACACCAACGACACACTGGAAGCCATCCGCTCAGACATCGCGCCCAAGCTTTCGGCCCACAACGATGCCATCTTGCTGAACAACACCCTGTTTAAGCGCGTGAAGGCCATCTACGACAAGCGCACCCAACTAAACCTCGACCCAGAGTCGCTGCGTCTGGTAGAAATCTACTACCGCGATTTCGTACGTGCCGGTGCCAACTTGTCTGACGCCGATAAAGAAAAGCTGAAAGATTACAACAGCAAACTGGCGAGCCTCTCCACCAAATTCAGCCAAAACGTGCTGAAGGAAGTAAACGCATCGGCCGTAGTGGTAGATACCGCAGCGGAGCTTGATGGCTTGTCTGAGGCCGCCATTGCCGGCGCTGCCGAAGAAGCCAAAGAACGCGGCCTGGAAGGCAAGTATGTGATCACCTTGAAGAACACCTCGGGCCAGCCGCCGTTGTCTTCACTCACCAACCGCGACGTGCGCCAGCGCATTATGGCCGCCTCTTTGGCCCGCGGCTCAAAGGGCGGTGAATTCGACAACCGCGCCGTGTTGGCAGAAGTGGTAAAACTGCGCGCCGAACGCGCCAAATTGTTGGGCTACCCCAACCACGCGGCCTACAGCCTGGAAACCCAAACCGCGCAAACCACTGAAGCCGTGAACAAGCGCCTGGCCACCCTGACGCCAAAAGCCGTTGCCAACGCCAAACGCGAGCAGGCCGATCTGCAAAAGATGGTAGATGCCGAAGGCGGCAAGTTTAAAGTAGCAGCCGGCGACTGGGCCTTCTACACCGAAAAGGTGCGCGCCCAACGCTACAACTTCGATGGCGACCAGCTAAAGCCCTACTTCGAACTGGATAACGTATTGCAAAACGGCGTGTTCTTTGCCGCCACCAAGCTCTACGGCATCACCTTCAAAGAGCGCAAAGACCTGCCCGTATACCACCCGGATGTGCGCATTTTCGAAGTTTTTGAAGAAGATGGCAGCACCCTGGCACTGTTTTTGTTCGACCCCTACGCGCGCAGTTCCAAGCGTGGTGGCGCCTGGATGAACGCCTACGTTGCCCAAAACAACCTCATGGGCCACCAGCCTGTGGTTGCCAACCACCAGAACATCCCCAAGCCACCGGCGGGTGAGCCCACATTGCTCACTTACGATGAAGTGAACACCATGTTCCACGAGTTCGGCCACGCTTTGCACGGCATGTTCTCTGATGTGCAGTACCCCTACTTCGCCGGCACTTCGGTTCCGCGCGACTTCGTAGAGTACCCCTCGCAGGTGAACGAAATGTGGGCCAACTGGCCTGAAGTACTGGCGAACTATGCCAAGCACTACAAAACCGGCGAAGCCATGCCAAAAGCGTTGCTTGATAAAGTACTGGCCACCGAGAAGTTCAATCAGGGCCACGCCACTACCGAATACCTGGCAGCCTCATTGATTGATCAAGCCTGGCACCAGCTCACCGCCGATCAGGTGCCTGCCGCCGAAAAAGTCACAGACTTCGAAGCCGCAGCGCTGGAAAAAGCAGGCGCCAAGGTTAATGCCGTGCCACCGCGCTACCGCTCCACCTACTTCTCCCACATCATGGGCGGCTACTCCGCCGGCTACTACGCCTACATCTGGAGCGAAGTACTGGATGCCGATACCGTAGAGTGGTTTAAGGAAAACGGTGGTTTGAAGCGTGAAAACGGCGATCACTTCCGCAAGACATTGCTGTCGCGCGGTGGCAGTGAAGATGCCATGAGCGTATTCAAAACCTTCCGTGGCGCCGAGCCTAACATCGAGCCACTGCTGGAGCGCCGCGGCCTCAACTAA